The Kitasatospora sp. NBC_00374 genome has a segment encoding these proteins:
- a CDS encoding LacI family DNA-binding transcriptional regulator has protein sequence MAQAVGGSDGAAAGGTPRGTARPTLEEVAALAGVGRGTVSRVVNGSPRVSEKAREAVLAAIAELGYVPNRAARTLVTSRTDSIALVVPEAETRLFSEPYFSDIISGVSAELAETDMQLLLILVRNQRERDRLAAYLTAQRVDGVLLVSVHQDDPLPALLESLEIPSVLAGRREDGEPLSYVLADNAGGARMAVRHLLRRGCAAIATITGPLDMEGARARLSGYRKALEGAGRPYRDELVGLGDFTEEGGRVAMRELLARSPELDAVFCASDVMAAGAMQVLRAAGRRVPQDVAVIGFDDSIVARHTDPPMTSVRQPIEEMGRTMARLLLEEISAPGRAHRQVVLATELVVRESA, from the coding sequence ATGGCACAGGCGGTGGGCGGTTCGGACGGCGCTGCGGCCGGTGGCACCCCCCGGGGGACGGCGCGCCCGACCCTGGAGGAGGTGGCGGCGCTGGCCGGGGTCGGGCGCGGCACGGTGTCCCGGGTGGTCAACGGCTCTCCCAGGGTCAGCGAGAAGGCCCGGGAGGCCGTGCTGGCGGCCATCGCGGAGCTCGGCTACGTACCCAACCGGGCGGCCCGGACCCTGGTCACCTCGCGGACCGACTCGATCGCGCTGGTCGTGCCCGAGGCGGAGACCCGGCTCTTCTCGGAGCCGTACTTCTCCGACATCATCAGCGGTGTCTCGGCCGAACTCGCCGAGACCGACATGCAGTTGCTGCTGATCCTGGTCCGCAACCAGCGCGAGCGCGACCGCCTCGCGGCCTATCTGACCGCCCAGCGGGTGGACGGCGTGCTGCTGGTGTCGGTCCATCAGGACGACCCGCTGCCGGCCCTGCTGGAGAGCCTGGAGATCCCGTCGGTGCTGGCCGGACGGCGCGAGGACGGCGAGCCGCTCAGCTACGTGCTCGCGGACAACGCGGGCGGCGCCCGGATGGCCGTGCGGCACCTGCTGCGACGCGGCTGCGCCGCCATCGCGACGATCACCGGCCCGCTGGACATGGAGGGCGCCAGAGCCCGGCTGAGCGGCTACCGGAAGGCGCTGGAGGGGGCCGGGCGGCCGTACCGGGACGAGCTGGTCGGCCTCGGGGACTTCACCGAGGAGGGCGGCCGGGTGGCCATGCGGGAGCTGCTGGCCCGCAGCCCGGAGCTGGACGCGGTGTTCTGCGCCTCCGACGTGATGGCGGCCGGGGCGATGCAGGTGCTGCGGGCGGCGGGCCGGCGGGTGCCGCAGGACGTCGCGGTGATCGGCTTCGACGACTCGATCGTGGCCCGGCACACCGACCCGCCGATGACCAGCGTCCGGCAGCCGATCGAGGAGATGGGCCGCACCATGGCCCGGCTGCTGCTGGAGGAGATCTCCGCGCCCGGCCGGGCCCACCGCCAGGTGGTGCTGGCGACCGAACTGGTGGTCCGCGAGTCGGCCTGA